A single Musa acuminata AAA Group cultivar baxijiao chromosome BXJ2-1, Cavendish_Baxijiao_AAA, whole genome shotgun sequence DNA region contains:
- the LOC135598130 gene encoding cytochrome P450 94C1-like, with product MEVDALQSHFSLLFFSFSISLVVVAVLVELLRTRPWWCNCAVCKAYVTSSWSAEFDNLCDWYAHLLRESPTRTITVHVLGCTVTANPDNVEHMLKTRFENYPKGKPFASILGDLLGRGIFNVDGEHWRFQRKMASAELGSAAVRVFASQIVAEEVGFRLLPLLDMACKNDAVLDLQDVFRRLAFDSICKISFGLDPGCLQLSLPMSEFAAAFDKATRLLAGRATHTIPAIWKVKRLFNRGSEGQIREAIELVDLLAKEVVHQRRKYGFASDQDLLSRFMRCIDNDRYLRDIVISFVLAGRDTVASALTSFFMLLSRYPAVCSAIRDEVEDIVGNAPALASYDQLRELHYLHAALYESMRLYPPVQFDSKFCLDDDVLPDGTFVRKGTRMTYHAYAMGRMEELWGSDYAEFRPERWIRHGQFVPESPFKYPVFHGGLRVCLGKEMALMEMKSVVALVIRDFDVDVLGGNRPPKFAPGLTATLSGGLAVRARRRTGSAAPHGTS from the coding sequence ATGGAAGTAGATGCGCTGCAGTCTCacttctccctcctcttcttctccttctccatttCCTTGGTGGTCGTCGCGGTTTTGGTGGAGCTGCTGAGGACTCGGCCATGGTGGTGCAACTGCGCCGTCTGCAAGGCCTACGTGACGTCGTCGTGGTCGGCGGAGTTCGACAACCTCTGCGACTGGTACGCGCACCTCCTCCGGGAGTCGCCCACACGGACCATCACTGTCCACGTGCTCGGATGCACCGTCACCGCCAACCCCGACAACGTGGAGCACATGCTCAAAACCCGCTTCGAGAACTACCCCAAGGGAAAACCTTTCGCCTCCATCCTCGGCGACCTGCTCGGCCGCGGCATCTTCAACGTGGACGGCGAGCACTGGCGGTTCCAGCGCAAGATGGCGAGCGCTGAGCTCGGCAGCGCCGCGGTCCGCGTGTTCGCGTCGCAGATCGTCGCCGAAGAGGTCGGGTTCCGCCTGCTGCCGCTACTCGACATGGCGTGCAAGAACGATGCGGTGCTCGACCTGCAGGACGTGTTCCGACGGTTGGCGTTCGACAGCATATGCAAGATCTCGTTCGGGCTCGACCCCGGCTGCCTCCAGCTGTCGCTGCCCATGTCGGAGTTCGCGGCGGCCTTCGACAAGGCCACGAGGCTATTGGCGGGGAGGGCGACACATACGATTCCGGCGATATGGAAGGTCAAGCGGCTCTTCAACCGGGGATCGGAGGGACAGATCCGAGAGGCGATCGAGCTGGTGGATCTCCTGGCCAAGGAGGTCGTCCACCAGAGAAGGAAGTATGGCTTCGCGTCGGACCAAGATCTCCTGTCCCGGTTCATGAGATGCATCGACAACGACAGGTACCTCCGCGACATCGTCATCAGCTTCGTGTTGGCCGGCCGCGACACCGTCGCGTCCGCCCTGACAAGCTTCTTCATGCTACTCTCTCGCTACCCGGCGGTCTGCTCCGCCATTCGAGACGAGGTCGAGGACATCGTTGGGAACGCCCCAGCGCTCGCGAGCTACGACCAACTGAGGGAGTTGCACTACTTGCATGCGGCCTTGTACGAGAGCATGCGGCTGTACCCGCCGGTGCAGTTCGACTCCAAGTTCTGCCTCGACGACGACGTGCTTCCGGACGGCACATTCGTGAGGAAGGGAACGCGGATGACGTACCACGCCTACGCCATGGGGCGGATGGAGGAGTTGTGGGGGAGCGACTACGCCGAGTTCCGACCGGAGCGGTGGATCAGGCACGGCCAGTTTGTGCCGGAGAGCCCGTTCAAGTATCCGGTGTTCCACGGCGGCCTTCGCGTGTGCCTCGGCAAGGAGATGGCGCTGATGGAGATGAAGAGCGTGGTCGCGTTGGTCATCCGCGATTTCGACGTCGACGTGCTCGGAGGGAACCGACCGCCGAAGTTCGCGCCCGGCCTCACGGCCACCCTCAGTGGAGGGCTCGCCGTCAGAGCACGCCGGAGAACGGGCAGTGCCGCCCCACACGGGACAAGCTAA